From a region of the Fibrobacter sp. UWEL genome:
- a CDS encoding helix-turn-helix transcriptional regulator, translating into MACEAGHKEYLEQFEALATFLNEIDFLKSELELTQRALAEKCGMTTSKVSRLLTVQPNLTYEQMSALARGVGGELRITAFGDYTAVVPKDLHSTIVENAKKRKQDVQEYLQKALREKIVSDSKERAYVTL; encoded by the coding sequence ATGGCTTGCGAGGCGGGCCATAAGGAATATCTGGAGCAGTTCGAGGCTCTGGCGACGTTCCTGAATGAGATCGATTTTTTGAAATCGGAGCTGGAGTTGACTCAGCGGGCCTTGGCCGAAAAATGCGGGATGACCACGAGCAAGGTGTCGCGCTTGCTGACGGTGCAGCCCAACTTGACTTACGAGCAGATGAGCGCCCTTGCCAGAGGTGTAGGGGGCGAACTGAGAATCACTGCGTTTGGAGATTATACCGCGGTGGTTCCAAAAGACTTGCATTCCACTATTGTGGAGAATGCGAAAAAGCGAAAGCAGGACGTTCAAGAATACTTGCAAAAGGCCCTGCGAGAAAAAATTGTCAGTGATTCAAAGGAACGTGCATACGTCACGTTGTAG
- a CDS encoding DUF262 domain-containing protein — translation MALQNSTISPMHLFLSQEYSIPNYQRAYSWEKDSLDDFWSDIVETMEDEDNNIHFFGQVVVHESTEERKKWIIDGQQRTTTSMILLRALQTHYQSLYESSKDEDANNQAIDIESKYIGRTGRRHLILGEADNDYFVDQILTHLPQDCSKSNNKSHERLRKAYVFLDGKIHELLNGKSDSDKLDILNALFDAFTKLFKVLYMEATKLEEAFVIFETLNARGQELETADLLKNYILSQDPQDVDTPLNLWNSMINKLDKCDPTKYIRAFWNSAWPICNEKYLYKKISNTITTPLSTRAFLESLEANAEFYRNISQPQDAPTFADQDLVNSLIALKALKATTFYPVVIAMNRCDNFTEQDMAKVVSCIETYVFRNFTICGNTANSAEVFFAGIANDIYNETLSSVADICNMIKGGMVDDNVFQEAFKIWSGTKASKEAVRYIFRKVHKRLAPTSTLNLDKHEAYIEFIMPEDNSKWQVTADIHADYLWRLGNLCLLDNSLSGNSNEPIATKLPYYDASQIAPNKEIKNYLVLGDWNPESINKRQEALSQLAILIWAK, via the coding sequence ATGGCACTTCAGAACTCTACTATCAGCCCCATGCATCTGTTCCTCTCTCAGGAATACTCCATCCCTAATTACCAGCGTGCCTACTCCTGGGAAAAGGACAGCCTTGACGATTTCTGGAGCGACATCGTTGAAACTATGGAAGACGAGGACAACAACATCCACTTCTTCGGTCAGGTCGTGGTTCACGAAAGCACCGAAGAACGCAAGAAGTGGATTATCGATGGTCAGCAGCGCACCACCACGTCCATGATCCTCCTTCGCGCCCTCCAGACTCATTACCAGAGCCTGTACGAATCCAGCAAGGATGAAGACGCCAACAATCAGGCCATCGACATCGAAAGCAAGTACATCGGCCGCACGGGTCGCCGCCATCTGATTCTGGGCGAAGCCGACAACGATTACTTCGTTGACCAAATCCTCACCCACTTGCCTCAGGACTGCAGCAAGAGCAACAACAAGTCCCACGAACGCCTCCGTAAGGCCTACGTCTTCCTGGACGGTAAAATCCATGAACTTCTGAACGGCAAGAGTGACAGCGACAAGCTGGACATTCTGAACGCCCTGTTTGACGCCTTTACCAAGCTCTTCAAGGTGCTGTACATGGAAGCCACCAAGCTGGAAGAAGCTTTCGTCATCTTCGAAACACTCAACGCTCGTGGCCAGGAGCTGGAAACCGCCGACCTGCTGAAGAATTACATCCTCAGCCAGGATCCTCAGGATGTGGACACCCCGCTGAATCTGTGGAACTCCATGATTAACAAGCTGGACAAGTGCGATCCCACCAAGTACATCCGTGCATTTTGGAATTCCGCCTGGCCTATCTGTAACGAAAAGTACCTGTACAAGAAGATCAGCAACACCATTACCACCCCTCTGAGCACCAGAGCTTTCCTTGAAAGTCTTGAAGCAAACGCTGAGTTTTACCGCAACATCAGTCAGCCTCAGGACGCCCCCACCTTTGCCGACCAGGACCTGGTCAACTCTCTCATTGCCCTGAAGGCTCTGAAGGCAACTACCTTCTATCCGGTAGTCATTGCCATGAATCGCTGCGACAACTTCACGGAACAGGACATGGCCAAGGTCGTGAGCTGTATCGAAACCTACGTGTTCCGTAATTTCACTATCTGCGGGAACACCGCCAACAGCGCCGAAGTCTTCTTTGCAGGTATCGCAAACGATATCTATAACGAGACCCTGTCTTCTGTTGCCGACATCTGCAACATGATTAAGGGTGGCATGGTAGACGACAACGTCTTCCAGGAAGCATTCAAGATTTGGTCCGGAACCAAGGCCTCCAAGGAAGCCGTCCGCTACATCTTCCGTAAGGTCCATAAGCGCTTGGCACCTACCAGCACTCTCAACCTGGATAAGCACGAAGCCTACATTGAGTTCATCATGCCGGAAGACAATTCCAAGTGGCAGGTTACTGCTGACATCCACGCGGATTACCTGTGGCGCTTGGGCAACTTGTGCCTGCTGGATAATTCCCTGAGTGGCAACTCCAACGAGCCTATCGCTACGAAGCTGCCCTATTATGACGCTTCCCAGATTGCGCCCAACAAGGAAATCAAGAACTATCTGGTCCTTGGCGATTGGAATCCCGAATCCATCAACAAGCGCCAGGAAGCCCTGAGCCAGCTGGCTATTCTGATTTGGGCGAAGTAG
- the rmuC gene encoding DNA recombination protein RmuC, producing MIAIVSIVCALMGLALGYMIAKVKISQQLGSVKADLRVAENSAAVAERLLGETKASAAQQLEAFKKQHEADFARQLETMKTQFQAVSENLLKTRSDELKGTNKEQMEAITKPLHQVIEEMRKQLGETKEGSDKNMAALGEAFTRMMNQTVKLGKDAENLADALKNRGKVQGDWGEQILCNILQDSNLREGEEFFTQKSYTGQDGKEYRPDVVVKSADESMIIVDSKVSLTAYSNYVSAKDDAEREQACKENYASVWSHVEELAAKNYPKHVPNALPYVLMFVPNEGSYILAMNHDPQVGIKAYKKGVLIVNATNLMMALSLILFTWKNTRQEENCARIMKAAEDLYEKFCTFSETFVRVGNQFETARKSYDEAKGQLKDGRGSIISKFAGMQQLGLTTTKTISEKLQN from the coding sequence ATGATTGCTATTGTCAGTATTGTATGTGCCCTTATGGGCTTGGCTCTTGGCTATATGATTGCCAAGGTAAAGATTTCTCAGCAGTTGGGATCTGTGAAGGCGGATTTGCGCGTTGCGGAAAATAGTGCGGCGGTTGCCGAACGTTTGCTCGGTGAGACGAAAGCCAGTGCCGCCCAGCAGCTGGAAGCGTTCAAGAAACAGCATGAGGCTGATTTTGCTCGCCAGCTGGAAACCATGAAGACGCAGTTTCAGGCTGTTTCAGAAAATCTCTTGAAGACACGATCCGACGAGCTCAAGGGAACCAACAAGGAACAGATGGAAGCCATCACGAAGCCGCTGCATCAGGTCATCGAGGAAATGCGTAAGCAGCTGGGTGAAACCAAGGAAGGCAGCGACAAGAACATGGCCGCCCTCGGTGAAGCGTTTACCCGCATGATGAATCAGACGGTGAAATTGGGAAAGGATGCCGAAAATCTGGCAGACGCTCTCAAGAATCGCGGCAAGGTTCAGGGCGACTGGGGCGAACAGATCCTCTGCAATATTCTGCAGGATAGTAACCTCCGCGAAGGCGAAGAATTCTTCACGCAGAAGAGCTACACCGGCCAGGACGGCAAGGAATACCGCCCGGATGTGGTGGTAAAAAGCGCAGATGAATCCATGATCATTGTGGATTCCAAGGTCTCCCTGACCGCCTACTCCAATTATGTATCCGCCAAGGATGATGCCGAACGTGAACAGGCCTGTAAGGAAAATTACGCCAGTGTCTGGTCCCATGTGGAAGAACTGGCGGCCAAGAACTATCCCAAGCATGTGCCTAACGCCTTGCCTTATGTGTTGATGTTCGTCCCGAACGAAGGTAGTTACATCCTGGCCATGAATCATGACCCTCAGGTGGGTATCAAGGCGTACAAGAAGGGCGTGCTGATTGTCAATGCCACAAACCTGATGATGGCCTTGAGCCTGATTCTCTTTACCTGGAAGAATACCCGTCAGGAAGAAAATTGCGCAAGGATTATGAAGGCTGCGGAAGATCTCTACGAAAAATTCTGCACCTTCAGCGAAACCTTCGTGAGGGTTGGCAACCAGTTTGAAACCGCCCGCAAGTCTTATGATGAAGCGAAGGGCCAGCTGAAGGACGGACGCGGTAGTATTATTTCCAAGTTCGCAGGTATGCAGCAGCTGGGACTTACCACTACCAAGACCATCAGCGAAAAACTGCAGAACTAG
- a CDS encoding type II toxin-antitoxin system RelB/DinJ family antitoxin produces the protein MGMICVRVNDDTKKQFQDFCDEAGISVSAAITIFIKSSIRENKLPFEVKGNGDSL, from the coding sequence ATGGGTATGATTTGTGTTCGTGTCAACGATGATACAAAGAAGCAATTTCAGGATTTCTGCGACGAGGCCGGAATTTCCGTCTCCGCGGCAATTACAATTTTCATCAAATCTTCCATACGTGAAAACAAGCTGCCTTTTGAGGTGAAGGGTAACGGAGATTCCCTATAA
- a CDS encoding PD-(D/E)XK nuclease family transposase: protein MNRYQFRAMVLDLKDNPKNLPKYREQFKNVYPFSDGIFKLLMANEAKPERTIKFLNAMLGLSDKNAIKSFTLGVQEQPGILDRKTSIFDIYGITEGKDPILIEVQQNANKLYVDRLTYYTSRVVCNQVKKSKDYDLPRIYVLSLLCEDQFPDEIDTYFHHCQIMRNRKFSFDKVNVFLVEMEKFFKIDDRTAPARREKSNRAEMLRLFRDVLEEKSVDEEKASKLLDSDFAKDVSFMGYTDELLLLEVDNMTDMLYEKQGSYLQGKADGELSAKQKMAKSLKENGVAISTISKSSGLTEEQINAL, encoded by the coding sequence ATGAATAGATATCAGTTTAGGGCAATGGTCCTCGACTTAAAAGATAATCCCAAGAATTTACCGAAGTACCGTGAGCAATTCAAAAACGTTTACCCGTTCAGCGACGGCATTTTCAAGTTGCTTATGGCCAACGAAGCGAAACCCGAACGTACTATAAAATTCCTGAACGCTATGCTCGGCCTATCGGATAAGAACGCAATCAAATCGTTTACCCTGGGCGTACAGGAACAGCCAGGGATTCTTGATCGCAAAACGTCAATCTTCGACATTTACGGGATTACCGAAGGAAAGGACCCCATCCTTATCGAGGTTCAGCAAAATGCAAATAAGCTGTACGTGGACAGGCTAACCTATTACACATCTCGCGTTGTATGCAATCAGGTGAAGAAATCAAAGGATTATGATCTCCCCCGCATTTATGTTCTTTCGCTTTTATGCGAGGACCAATTTCCCGACGAAATTGATACATACTTTCATCACTGCCAGATTATGCGCAATCGAAAGTTTTCGTTCGACAAGGTCAACGTGTTCCTTGTAGAAATGGAGAAGTTTTTCAAAATTGACGACCGCACGGCCCCTGCAAGGCGTGAAAAGTCAAATCGCGCAGAGATGCTACGTCTATTCAGGGATGTCCTAGAGGAAAAATCCGTGGACGAAGAAAAGGCCAGCAAGTTACTTGACAGCGACTTCGCAAAAGATGTATCTTTTATGGGGTACACCGATGAACTTTTACTGCTGGAGGTAGACAATATGACAGACATGCTTTACGAAAAGCAGGGTTCCTACCTGCAGGGAAAAGCTGATGGCGAATTATCAGCTAAGCAAAAGATGGCCAAGAGCCTTAAAGAAAATGGAGTTGCAATCTCCACCATCTCCAAAAGCTCCGGCCTAACCGAAGAGCAAATTAACGCTCTTTAA
- a CDS encoding ATP-binding cassette domain-containing protein: MPILSAQNILLRLGGSAPLLDGVSFDVEPGDRICLVGRNGEGKSTLLKVLTGEMEYNSGDIVKKGGLRVSRMIQEIPDHIDGTVRDIVMGRVAAGSSAGWTGAKDGSDDDGHHDSAAEAILGKTGIDADAQYDSLSGGQKRRVLFARAVAEDPDLLLLDEPTNHLDIPAIQWLEGIVTRLNCAVMFVSHDRSFVRRVATRIFELDRGRVRSWDFPYDKFVQFRDQALAEEEKANALFDKRLAEEEVWIRKGIQARRTRNEGRVRALIKMRQERAERRTRTGNVTMQITEAERSGRMVARLTDVTYSYDGAPLINHFSTEVSRGDRIGIVGPNGSGKTTLLKLILGELTPDQGDIRLGTNLEIAYFDQMRTRLREDKSLVENIGDGQAYITLNGVKRHVLSYLQDFLFSADRARGPISALSGGERNRLLLACLFSHPSNVLVLDEPTNDLDMETLDLLAELLAEYKGTVLTVSHDRAFLDSVATSIFAIEENGNVFEAVGGYSDYEAGKKNRDKEAANAARIAAEKEAARALASSGSSAGSSNSVTNAPAGKKKKRSYNEEREYASLPDTIEKLEGEIASLQEELCKPEVCTNAARIVELQKEISDREVQLEKAYERYEELDSLG, encoded by the coding sequence ATGCCAATACTTTCTGCTCAGAACATTCTTTTGCGACTTGGCGGATCCGCTCCGCTGCTGGATGGTGTTTCCTTTGACGTGGAGCCGGGTGACCGTATTTGCCTGGTGGGCCGCAATGGGGAAGGCAAGTCCACGCTTCTGAAGGTTCTGACCGGCGAGATGGAGTACAACTCCGGCGATATCGTGAAGAAGGGTGGCCTGCGGGTCAGCCGCATGATCCAGGAGATTCCCGACCATATTGATGGAACCGTTCGCGATATCGTGATGGGTCGTGTTGCCGCGGGAAGTTCCGCGGGCTGGACGGGTGCTAAGGATGGTTCCGATGACGATGGCCATCACGACTCCGCTGCAGAGGCGATCCTTGGCAAGACAGGCATTGATGCGGACGCACAATACGACAGTTTGAGCGGTGGCCAGAAGCGTCGAGTGCTGTTCGCCCGTGCGGTGGCCGAAGATCCGGACCTGCTTTTGCTGGATGAACCTACCAACCATCTGGACATTCCTGCCATTCAGTGGCTGGAGGGAATCGTTACCCGCCTGAATTGTGCCGTGATGTTTGTAAGCCACGACCGCTCTTTTGTCCGTCGTGTGGCTACTCGAATTTTTGAACTGGACCGCGGTCGTGTCCGTAGCTGGGATTTCCCCTACGACAAGTTCGTGCAGTTCCGTGACCAGGCTCTTGCGGAAGAAGAGAAGGCCAACGCCCTCTTTGACAAGCGCCTTGCAGAAGAAGAAGTGTGGATCCGTAAGGGTATTCAGGCTCGCCGTACCCGTAACGAGGGTCGTGTCCGCGCTCTGATCAAGATGCGTCAGGAACGTGCCGAACGTCGCACCCGCACGGGAAATGTGACCATGCAGATTACGGAGGCGGAACGTTCCGGCCGTATGGTGGCCCGCCTGACGGATGTGACCTACTCCTACGATGGCGCCCCTCTGATTAATCATTTCTCGACGGAAGTTTCCCGCGGGGACCGCATTGGTATTGTGGGCCCTAACGGTTCCGGCAAGACAACGCTTCTCAAGTTGATTTTGGGCGAACTCACTCCCGACCAGGGCGACATCCGTCTGGGAACCAATCTTGAAATTGCTTACTTCGACCAGATGCGCACTCGCTTGCGTGAAGACAAGTCCCTGGTGGAAAACATCGGCGATGGTCAGGCTTATATTACCCTCAATGGGGTGAAACGTCATGTGCTCAGTTACTTGCAGGACTTCCTGTTTAGTGCGGATCGTGCTCGCGGCCCCATTAGTGCCCTCTCCGGCGGTGAACGAAACCGCTTGCTGCTGGCTTGCCTGTTTAGCCATCCTAGCAATGTGCTGGTGTTGGATGAACCTACCAACGACCTGGATATGGAAACTCTGGACCTGTTGGCGGAATTGCTGGCAGAATACAAGGGCACGGTTTTGACGGTAAGTCATGATCGAGCCTTCCTGGATTCCGTGGCCACCAGTATTTTTGCTATTGAAGAAAACGGTAACGTCTTTGAAGCTGTAGGCGGTTACAGCGATTACGAAGCGGGCAAGAAAAATCGTGACAAGGAAGCTGCGAATGCTGCCCGTATTGCCGCGGAAAAGGAAGCCGCTCGTGCACTTGCCTCCAGCGGATCTTCCGCAGGTTCTTCTAATTCCGTAACGAACGCCCCTGCTGGGAAAAAGAAAAAGCGTAGCTACAACGAGGAACGTGAATACGCCTCCCTTCCGGATACCATCGAAAAGTTGGAAGGGGAAATCGCTTCCCTTCAGGAAGAGTTGTGCAAGCCGGAAGTTTGCACCAACGCCGCCCGCATCGTGGAACTCCAGAAGGAGATTTCCGACCGCGAAGTTCAGCTGGAAAAAGCCTACGAACGCTACGAAGAACTAGATTCTCTAGGGTAA
- a CDS encoding cadherin-like domain-containing protein, translating into MNKKVCLLAFGLLAGLSSAATKVVFSDEDGVTADIVPAYSFTFDYGDGASVDTTNTNGAVVIDFVAPQGKESAGAGYGFGWDQTCTTAGKCTDKAMSLTGYKGVCLEYEAEQGFRVDFKQSTITDDNYYGADLKAAASPKKVFIAFADLAQGWKSTTTKAWSAAAQMGMQFSYKNTHANTAKSDNNTVTLHSLRLADECVTAAPKLTDEYAKMNKGVIEMAEGEIRPLDVSKVFVDDDGDDLTVTVKIVSENKSVVLLDSTAYTGTSIIKFTTASNPVGSATITVTATDPTKKSATFTFTVETTDTENLPVAKDANYEVKEDSVLKVALGNSLLKKFASDADGDEIKAILVTEPKNGTLTDFNEEYGTFTYTPKKDFYGTDSFTFKVAEAEDDTRESEVATCTITVVNVNDEPEVEVVAKTFTVGEAEKTFGDTLVVDEDFEDFTITIPKANFVITDADGDDDYKVIAKNTGVYNSELSADEDNYVITVSAKKDSNGTARLSLVVEDPKTTIPTPIAVIKVNPVADPVTPVADSYKVYQDSINKVDAKKGVLANDVNPDKDTAAYAIVDFEPEHGKLTLNKDGSFTYEAEESYDGEDYFTYKVISAGDTSKAAMVTLEVLYKNKAPKIVEGVMDTVNARLDSLREDFNVVTYKKVELQSWFEDDKTDAAKLTFSATSKDSTVSVSFSTVGALLVKSVKDVCGDISFTLTATDEGKASTDLEVNANIECVNDKPTIVADTAYIAVEGDTLVYDLNGLAIDVDGDTLIFEVVESTSNSGYFEFTQEDNILTVAKKNIAKLAEGMEFSITVKVADPTMANAEKPTTLTAKLVLIVGNDPRTSIKPVIASTKMNWQGAIQATRGMAALFDMQGRVMWKSKLPVSESEVRAAAASVQGRKVLRVNKQTFTIK; encoded by the coding sequence ATGAACAAAAAAGTTTGTCTATTGGCATTCGGTCTTTTGGCCGGTTTGTCATCTGCCGCCACTAAGGTGGTTTTCTCCGACGAGGATGGCGTTACTGCCGATATCGTCCCGGCTTATTCCTTCACATTTGATTATGGCGATGGTGCATCCGTCGATACCACAAATACGAATGGTGCCGTAGTCATCGATTTCGTGGCTCCCCAGGGTAAGGAATCCGCTGGTGCGGGTTATGGCTTTGGCTGGGACCAGACCTGTACTACGGCTGGTAAGTGCACCGATAAGGCAATGTCCTTGACTGGATATAAGGGTGTTTGTCTGGAATACGAAGCGGAACAGGGGTTCCGCGTAGACTTTAAGCAGTCTACTATTACAGACGACAACTACTATGGCGCCGACCTGAAGGCTGCTGCCTCTCCCAAGAAGGTGTTCATTGCGTTCGCCGACTTGGCTCAGGGCTGGAAGTCTACAACAACGAAGGCTTGGTCCGCTGCCGCTCAGATGGGTATGCAGTTCAGCTATAAGAATACTCATGCAAATACAGCCAAGAGTGACAACAATACCGTCACTCTCCATAGCCTCCGTCTTGCCGACGAATGCGTGACCGCCGCTCCCAAGCTTACTGACGAATATGCCAAGATGAATAAGGGCGTAATCGAAATGGCCGAAGGCGAAATCAGACCTCTGGATGTGTCCAAAGTCTTTGTGGATGACGATGGCGATGACCTGACCGTTACCGTTAAGATTGTCAGCGAAAATAAGTCCGTGGTCCTGTTGGACTCCACTGCTTACACTGGCACTAGCATTATCAAGTTCACCACCGCATCTAATCCGGTTGGCTCCGCAACGATTACCGTTACTGCAACGGACCCCACCAAGAAGTCTGCCACCTTTACCTTCACTGTTGAAACTACCGACACCGAAAACCTCCCGGTTGCTAAGGATGCCAACTATGAAGTGAAGGAAGACTCCGTTCTGAAGGTGGCTCTGGGTAACTCGCTCTTGAAGAAATTTGCTTCTGATGCCGATGGTGACGAAATCAAGGCTATTCTTGTTACCGAACCTAAGAACGGTACTTTGACCGACTTCAACGAAGAATATGGTACTTTCACCTATACTCCGAAGAAGGATTTCTACGGTACAGATTCCTTCACCTTCAAGGTTGCTGAAGCTGAAGACGATACTCGCGAAAGTGAAGTTGCCACTTGCACCATTACCGTGGTGAATGTGAACGACGAACCCGAAGTTGAAGTGGTGGCTAAGACCTTCACGGTTGGCGAAGCTGAAAAGACCTTCGGTGATACCCTGGTGGTAGACGAAGATTTCGAAGACTTCACCATTACCATTCCCAAGGCAAACTTTGTGATTACCGATGCCGATGGTGACGATGACTACAAGGTTATTGCTAAGAATACTGGCGTATACAATTCTGAATTGTCCGCAGATGAAGATAATTACGTGATCACGGTTTCCGCTAAGAAGGACTCCAATGGTACCGCCCGTCTGAGCCTGGTGGTGGAAGATCCCAAGACCACTATTCCTACTCCCATTGCTGTAATCAAGGTGAACCCGGTTGCAGACCCTGTTACTCCGGTGGCGGATTCTTATAAGGTTTATCAGGATTCTATCAACAAGGTTGACGCTAAGAAGGGTGTCCTTGCTAATGATGTGAATCCGGATAAGGATACTGCTGCTTATGCCATTGTTGACTTTGAACCGGAACACGGCAAGCTGACCTTGAACAAGGATGGCTCCTTCACCTACGAAGCTGAAGAATCCTATGATGGCGAAGACTACTTTACCTATAAGGTGATTTCTGCTGGTGATACCTCCAAGGCTGCAATGGTCACTCTGGAAGTTCTCTACAAGAACAAGGCTCCCAAGATTGTGGAAGGCGTGATGGATACCGTCAATGCTCGTCTGGATTCCCTCCGCGAAGACTTCAACGTCGTCACTTACAAGAAGGTGGAACTCCAGTCCTGGTTCGAAGATGACAAGACTGATGCTGCCAAGCTGACCTTCTCTGCTACCTCCAAGGATAGCACTGTGTCTGTATCCTTCTCCACTGTAGGTGCCCTGCTGGTGAAGTCCGTGAAGGATGTTTGTGGTGACATCTCCTTTACTCTGACTGCAACTGACGAAGGCAAGGCCTCTACGGACCTGGAGGTGAATGCTAACATCGAATGTGTGAACGACAAGCCCACCATCGTTGCCGACACCGCTTACATCGCTGTGGAAGGTGATACTCTGGTTTACGACCTGAACGGCCTTGCAATCGATGTGGATGGCGATACTCTGATCTTTGAGGTTGTGGAATCTACTTCCAACTCCGGTTACTTTGAATTCACACAGGAAGACAATATCCTGACGGTGGCAAAGAAGAACATTGCAAAGCTTGCTGAAGGTATGGAGTTCTCCATTACCGTGAAGGTTGCTGACCCCACCATGGCAAATGCTGAAAAGCCTACAACCCTCACTGCCAAGCTGGTTCTGATTGTGGGTAACGATCCTAGAACCTCCATCAAGCCGGTGATCGCCTCTACCAAGATGAACTGGCAGGGTGCAATCCAGGCAACTCGCGGCATGGCAGCCCTCTTCGATATGCAGGGCCGCGTTATGTGGAAGTCCAAGCTCCCCGTCAGCGAATCCGAAGTCCGCGCCGCTGCTGCTAGCGTCCAGGGCCGTAAGGTGCTTCGCGTAAACAAGCAGACTTTCACTATCAAGTAA
- a CDS encoding acetate/propionate family kinase — protein sequence MRVLVLNCGSSSVKFAVIDTKTKESIASGLVENIGVDGHTKAKGPEGKIDFNFDCPTHAEAVDQVKKFLDEQKLTDTIEAIGHRVVHGGKYIKSEKVTQEVIDYIRSIVLFAPLHEPAHATGMECAMKFFPNLKDKQVAVFDTAFHQTMPRKAFLYGIPYKFYESDAIRRYGFHGTSHRFVTAEAASILGKKPEDCCFITAHLGNGSSCSAILNGKCADTTMGFTPLDGLIMGTRSGSIDPAILFYISKKYGYDIDRLDKMVNKESGLLGLSGLSNDMRTLTQAASEGHVGAQIALETFCYKLAREIGGIAMALPRIDALVFTGGIGENSFLVRKTVMENLALLGYQIDEDRNNKAGKESNHEISKDGTPKALVVATNEELLIALDTEELVK from the coding sequence ATGCGTGTACTCGTGCTCAACTGCGGCAGCTCTTCTGTGAAGTTCGCCGTCATCGATACCAAGACTAAAGAATCTATCGCCAGCGGCCTTGTAGAAAACATCGGCGTTGACGGCCACACCAAGGCAAAGGGCCCGGAAGGCAAGATCGATTTCAACTTCGATTGCCCCACCCACGCCGAAGCTGTGGACCAGGTGAAGAAATTCCTGGACGAACAGAAGCTCACCGACACCATCGAAGCCATCGGCCATCGCGTGGTGCACGGCGGTAAGTACATCAAGAGCGAAAAGGTGACCCAGGAAGTCATCGACTACATCCGTAGCATCGTCCTGTTCGCCCCGCTCCATGAACCTGCACACGCTACCGGTATGGAATGCGCCATGAAGTTCTTCCCGAACCTGAAGGACAAGCAGGTGGCCGTGTTCGACACCGCCTTCCATCAGACCATGCCCCGCAAGGCATTCCTCTATGGCATCCCCTACAAGTTCTACGAATCCGACGCTATCCGCCGTTACGGTTTCCACGGCACCAGCCATCGCTTCGTCACTGCAGAAGCCGCAAGCATTCTGGGCAAGAAGCCGGAAGACTGCTGCTTCATTACCGCACATCTCGGCAACGGCTCCAGCTGCTCCGCAATCCTGAACGGCAAGTGCGCCGACACCACCATGGGCTTTACCCCGCTGGATGGTCTCATCATGGGTACCCGTTCCGGCTCTATCGATCCGGCAATTCTCTTCTACATCAGCAAGAAGTACGGCTATGACATCGACCGTCTGGACAAGATGGTAAATAAGGAATCCGGTCTGCTGGGTCTTTCTGGTCTCAGCAACGATATGCGTACCTTGACTCAGGCAGCAAGCGAAGGTCACGTTGGCGCCCAGATTGCTCTGGAAACCTTCTGCTACAAGCTGGCTCGTGAAATCGGCGGTATCGCCATGGCTCTCCCCCGCATTGACGCTCTGGTATTCACCGGCGGCATCGGCGAAAACAGCTTCCTGGTTCGTAAGACCGTCATGGAAAACCTGGCACTTCTCGGTTACCAGATTGACGAAGACCGCAACAACAAGGCCGGCAAGGAATCCAACCACGAAATCTCTAAGGATGGTACTCCCAAGGCACTGGTGGTTGCAACCAACGAAGAACTGCTTATCGCCCTCGATACCGAAGAGCTCGTTAAGTAA
- a CDS encoding phosphatase PAP2 family protein, which produces MLDGIKKFDNRVSESWTNHRFAPAVEKLLKFYVRLGDGYGWAVFIALVIWQAGWIKFFEALDHALVALVAALLIYFPLKNISKRPRPFAANPKIRADVPPLDKYSFPSGHTMNNLAVATSVFFVIPHLGWIMLLLPLTWGLLRVYYGVHWLTDVLCGFCLGIVSYFVGCGIWAAVTHFTGMPFRESLINLFV; this is translated from the coding sequence ATGTTGGATGGAATTAAAAAATTTGATAACAGGGTTTCCGAATCCTGGACGAATCATCGTTTTGCCCCCGCAGTAGAGAAACTCCTGAAATTCTATGTGCGTCTGGGTGATGGCTATGGTTGGGCTGTCTTTATCGCTCTGGTGATTTGGCAAGCGGGCTGGATCAAGTTCTTCGAAGCTCTGGACCACGCCTTGGTGGCTCTGGTGGCTGCCCTCCTGATTTATTTCCCTCTCAAGAACATTTCTAAACGTCCACGCCCTTTTGCCGCTAATCCCAAGATCCGCGCCGACGTTCCGCCCCTGGATAAGTACAGCTTCCCCAGCGGTCACACCATGAACAATCTGGCGGTTGCCACCTCCGTATTTTTCGTCATCCCTCACTTGGGATGGATCATGCTTTTGCTGCCCTTGACTTGGGGCTTGCTGCGTGTCTATTATGGCGTGCATTGGCTGACAGATGTGCTCTGCGGTTTTTGCCTGGGCATTGTCAGCTATTTCGTTGGATGTGGAATCTGGGCGGCAGTCACTCACTTTACGGGCATGCCCTTCCGGGAATCGCTGATTAATTTATTTGTATGA